Proteins encoded in a region of the Streptomyces sp. NBC_00258 genome:
- a CDS encoding pyridoxamine 5'-phosphate oxidase family protein has protein sequence MSDPFVPPEAAVRDRLARERNVWLCTVRPDGSPHVTPVWFVFLRDRWWIGVDGTSVKVRNVEKFSRVSLALEDGVSPVVAEGEAVLHRGQFPEEITEAFAVKYGWDVSAPRTPDGERVLLEVSVRRWLLAGVAQ, from the coding sequence ATGAGTGATCCTTTTGTGCCGCCCGAGGCCGCTGTTCGCGATCGTCTGGCCCGGGAGAGGAACGTCTGGCTGTGCACCGTGCGTCCGGACGGGTCTCCCCATGTGACGCCGGTCTGGTTCGTCTTCCTGCGGGACCGCTGGTGGATCGGTGTGGACGGGACCTCGGTCAAGGTCCGCAACGTCGAGAAGTTCTCGCGGGTCTCGCTGGCGCTGGAGGACGGCGTGTCACCCGTCGTGGCCGAGGGGGAGGCGGTGCTGCACCGCGGACAGTTCCCAGAGGAGATCACGGAGGCCTTCGCCGTGAAGTACGGATGGGACGTCTCCGCCCCGCGGACACCGGACGGAGAGCGCGTGCTGCTCGAAGTTTCCGTGCGGCGCTGGCTGCTGGCCGGTGTGGCTCAGTGA
- the ettA gene encoding energy-dependent translational throttle protein EttA yields MAEFIYTMRKTRKAHGDKVILDDVTLNFLPGAKIGVVGPNGAGKSTVLKIMAGLEQPSNGDAFLSPGYSVGILMQEPKLDETKTVLENVQDGAAELMGKLKRFNEVAELMATDYSDALMDEMGKLQEDLDHSNAWDLDAQLEQAMDALGCPPGDWPVVNLSGGEKRRVALCKLLIEAPDLLLLDEPTNHLDAESVNWLEQHLSKYAGCVIAVTHDRYFLNNVAEWILELDRGRAIAYEGNYSTYLDKKSTRLKVEGRKDEKRQKRLKEELEWVRSNAKGRQTKSKARLARYEEMAAEADKMRKLDFEEIQIPPGPRLGSIVVEVQNLSKAYGDKVLIDDLSFTLPRNGIVGVIGPNGAGKTTLFKMIQGLETPDSGAIKVGDTVKISYVDQSRANIDPKKSLWAVVSDELDYINVGQVEMPSRAYVSAFGFKGPDQQKPAGVLSGGERNRLNLALTLKEGGNLLLLDEPTNDLDVETLSSLENALLEFPGAAVVISHDRWFLDRVATHILAYEGESKWYWFEGNFESYEKNKVERLGPDAARPHRATYKKLTRG; encoded by the coding sequence TTGGCTGAGTTCATTTACACCATGCGCAAGACGCGCAAGGCGCACGGCGACAAGGTGATTCTTGATGACGTCACCCTGAACTTCCTGCCAGGCGCGAAGATCGGTGTGGTCGGGCCGAACGGTGCCGGTAAGTCCACCGTTCTCAAGATCATGGCGGGCCTTGAGCAGCCGTCCAACGGTGACGCGTTCCTGTCTCCCGGTTACAGCGTCGGCATCCTCATGCAGGAGCCGAAGCTGGACGAGACCAAGACGGTTCTGGAGAACGTCCAGGACGGTGCCGCCGAGCTCATGGGCAAGCTCAAGCGCTTCAACGAGGTCGCCGAGCTGATGGCGACCGACTACTCGGACGCGCTGATGGACGAGATGGGCAAGCTCCAGGAAGACCTGGACCACTCCAACGCCTGGGACCTCGACGCGCAGCTGGAGCAGGCCATGGACGCGCTGGGCTGCCCGCCCGGCGACTGGCCGGTCGTCAACCTCTCCGGTGGCGAGAAGCGTCGCGTCGCGCTCTGCAAGCTGCTGATCGAGGCTCCGGACCTGCTCCTTCTCGACGAGCCCACCAACCATCTCGACGCCGAGTCGGTGAACTGGCTGGAGCAGCACCTCTCGAAGTACGCGGGCTGCGTCATCGCCGTCACTCACGACCGGTACTTCCTGAACAACGTCGCCGAGTGGATCCTCGAGCTGGACCGCGGCCGTGCGATCGCCTACGAGGGCAACTACTCCACGTACCTCGACAAGAAGTCCACCCGTCTCAAGGTGGAGGGCCGCAAGGACGAGAAGCGGCAGAAGCGGCTCAAGGAAGAGCTGGAGTGGGTCCGGTCCAACGCCAAGGGCCGTCAGACCAAGTCCAAGGCGCGCCTGGCCCGTTACGAGGAGATGGCAGCCGAGGCCGACAAGATGCGGAAGCTGGACTTCGAGGAGATCCAGATCCCGCCGGGCCCGCGTCTGGGGTCCATCGTCGTCGAGGTCCAGAACCTTTCCAAGGCGTACGGCGACAAGGTCCTCATCGATGACTTGAGCTTCACGCTGCCGCGCAACGGGATCGTCGGGGTCATCGGTCCCAACGGCGCCGGCAAGACCACCCTCTTCAAGATGATCCAGGGCCTTGAGACCCCTGACTCCGGTGCGATCAAGGTCGGCGACACCGTCAAGATCAGCTACGTCGACCAGAGTCGCGCCAACATCGACCCCAAGAAGTCGCTGTGGGCCGTCGTCTCCGACGAGCTCGACTACATCAACGTCGGTCAGGTCGAGATGCCGTCGCGGGCCTATGTGTCCGCCTTCGGCTTCAAGGGCCCGGACCAGCAGAAGCCCGCCGGTGTCCTCTCCGGTGGTGAGCGCAACCGTCTGAACCTGGCTCTCACCCTCAAGGAGGGCGGCAACCTGCTGCTCCTCGACGAGCCCACCAACGACCTCGACGTCGAGACCCTGTCGTCGCTCGAGAACGCGCTGCTGGAGTTCCCCGGTGCGGCCGTGGTCATCTCCCACGACCGCTGGTTCCTGGACCGGGTCGCGACGCACATCCTCGCCTACGAGGGTGAGTCGAAGTGGTACTGGTTCGAGGGCAACTTCGAGTCGTACGAGAAGAACAAGGTAGAGCGGCTCGGACCGGACGCCGCGCGTCCGCACCGCGCCACCTACAAGAAGCTGACCCGGGGCTGA
- a CDS encoding acyl-CoA thioesterase encodes MRHIYRCPLRWADMDAYGHINNVVFLRYLEEARIDFLFRPDKDFQQGSVVARHEIDYKQQLVHRHQPVDIELWVTRIRAASFTVAYEVKDPDQVYVRAQTVIVPFDFEAQRPRRLTAEEREFLEEYADDEDDPAGAVAA; translated from the coding sequence TTGCGGCACATCTACCGCTGCCCGCTGCGCTGGGCGGACATGGACGCGTACGGCCACATCAACAACGTGGTCTTCCTCCGCTATCTGGAGGAGGCGCGCATCGACTTCCTGTTCCGCCCGGACAAGGATTTCCAGCAGGGGTCCGTGGTGGCACGCCATGAGATCGACTACAAGCAGCAGTTGGTCCACCGGCACCAGCCGGTGGACATCGAGCTGTGGGTCACGCGGATAAGGGCGGCGTCGTTCACCGTCGCCTACGAGGTCAAGGATCCGGACCAGGTGTACGTCCGGGCGCAGACGGTCATAGTGCCGTTCGACTTCGAGGCGCAGCGGCCGCGTCGCCTCACCGCCGAGGAGCGGGAGTTCCTCGAGGAGTACGCGGACGACGAGGACGACCCTGCGGGGGCCGTCGCGGCATGA
- a CDS encoding ABC transporter ATP-binding protein, with amino-acid sequence MTTTEPTGPSFADLAERAAARRDRPAYGHDALITCDRLVRIFSADGVEVQALQGLDLLVREGELMALVGASGSGKSTLMNILAGLDTPTAGAARVSGHDLLTMNAKDRLRYRRDTVGFVWQQTARNLLPYLTAAQNVTLPMQLTGARRNRRAQSERALELLDLLGVADCRARRPYQMSGGQQQRVAIAVALANSPAVLLADEPTGELDSHTAEQIFAAFRTANEHLGTTVVIVTHDQAVAGEVRRTVAIRDGRTSTEVLRRTEVDATTGHETVVAREYAMLDRAGRLQLPAEYTEALGMRDRVALELEPDHIGVWPDDSEHG; translated from the coding sequence ATGACCACCACCGAACCCACCGGCCCCAGCTTCGCCGACCTGGCCGAACGTGCCGCCGCCCGTCGCGACCGGCCCGCCTACGGTCACGACGCCCTGATCACCTGCGACCGGCTGGTCCGGATCTTCTCCGCGGACGGCGTCGAGGTGCAGGCGCTTCAGGGCCTCGATCTCCTCGTCCGGGAGGGCGAGTTGATGGCGTTGGTGGGTGCGTCGGGCAGTGGCAAGTCGACCCTGATGAACATCCTGGCCGGCCTGGACACCCCCACCGCGGGTGCCGCCCGGGTCTCGGGCCACGACCTGCTGACCATGAACGCGAAGGACCGGCTCCGCTACCGCCGCGACACCGTCGGCTTCGTCTGGCAGCAGACGGCCCGCAATCTCCTGCCCTATCTGACGGCCGCCCAGAACGTCACCCTGCCGATGCAGCTCACCGGCGCCCGCAGGAACCGTCGCGCTCAGTCCGAACGCGCCCTGGAACTACTGGATTTGCTGGGCGTCGCCGACTGCCGGGCCCGCCGCCCGTACCAGATGTCCGGCGGCCAGCAGCAGCGCGTGGCCATCGCCGTCGCCCTGGCCAACTCCCCCGCCGTGCTCCTCGCCGACGAGCCCACCGGTGAACTCGACTCGCACACCGCCGAGCAGATCTTCGCCGCCTTCCGCACCGCGAACGAACACCTCGGCACCACCGTCGTCATCGTCACGCACGACCAGGCGGTCGCCGGCGAGGTCCGCCGCACGGTCGCCATCCGCGACGGCCGCACCTCCACGGAGGTCCTGCGCCGCACCGAGGTCGACGCCACGACCGGCCACGAGACGGTGGTGGCCCGCGAGTACGCGATGCTCGACCGCGCGGGCCGGCTGCAGCTCCCCGCCGAGTACACCGAGGCCCTCGGCATGCGCGACCGCGTCGCCCTGGAACTGGAACCGGACCACATCGGCGTGTGGCCGGACGACAGCGAACACGGCTGA
- a CDS encoding ABC transporter permease encodes MGRDSGSDGRPGFRRRDHSVAPWIRTRLRTAPGAAVALALLVMATACLAAAFPRAVERYEDAGLRQAVVDATAPRTSLQVSAPQPGNYIPQSERETALRPESMRKSYERVLNVVERPLAVDSAQSVYGVRNINNLEAAETWLPMPSGLPAQMSLAAQSGLAEHSRPSAGRLPRAKEPVTAGTREVEAAVTTETARRLNIKVGSVIHVPGVQRAPLAVRVTGIVVPRDPEGAYWTTQPLLRTPSLIRPPTQGGEPEAYWLGALLLSPDAAPVLLGTPGEPARYWLLTPDPAALTAHELSRLGSAVASLESGPGLVKVRESTDADTGVSTDLDEVLASYAELRSGVRPLVSVAAFGTGAVAVVVLLMAGRLTADRRRTELALLRARGASLRGLTRRLLTETAVVALPAGALGLAGALLVVPYGRASYAVGAALAVTLLACAALPLRALAAHRVVGVHGAREDLASVRPSRRRTIAELTLLVLASAAVLALRGRGTSGTSDEALDSGTSGDLGSSGDQLVAMAPVLIGVVAALVLVRLYPLPLRWLARPAGRMRGAIGHLSLARAGRTSVSTVLPLLALLTALTTAAFGGSVLAGVADARDRAAVLNLGADARVEAEGALPAALPERVRSAPGVREVTPLSIAYEAKPGAGVESVPLAGVDPEGYARLAGRTGLGAFPADELKASPVGGTAKSGTGSRPSPSGADGSAKAGGSGSAKTPLPALASSAVADRYGTHPFSLRLSDGSDVTVRITLVRDLTPALPGTDFLIVDRAGLSTIAARPTTLLVTGDQVSGGALRKAVAAGTGADAGATARADVRLRSEERARYVDSPLQSGAERVYAVAVAAGSGYAVLALLLALVRAAPERAALLARLRTMGLTRSQGRRLLVLEALPQALLAAVGGVLTGWAAVRLLAPGIDLTSIALATPGGAPPTGTAALHTDPASLFLPALTVLLLATGIAAGQAWWTGRRGSVRELRAGDSR; translated from the coding sequence ATGGGGCGTGATTCCGGCTCCGACGGGCGTCCGGGCTTCCGGCGGCGGGACCACTCCGTCGCCCCCTGGATCCGTACCCGTCTGCGCACTGCCCCCGGCGCCGCGGTCGCCCTCGCGCTCCTGGTGATGGCCACCGCCTGTCTGGCCGCGGCCTTCCCCCGGGCCGTCGAACGCTACGAGGACGCGGGCCTGCGTCAGGCAGTCGTGGACGCGACGGCACCCAGGACCTCCCTGCAGGTGTCCGCCCCGCAGCCCGGCAACTACATCCCGCAGTCCGAACGGGAGACGGCCCTGCGTCCGGAAAGCATGCGCAAGTCGTACGAGCGGGTGCTGAACGTGGTGGAGCGGCCGCTCGCCGTCGACTCCGCGCAGTCCGTGTACGGCGTCCGCAACATCAACAACCTCGAAGCGGCGGAGACCTGGCTGCCGATGCCGAGCGGGCTGCCCGCACAGATGTCGCTCGCCGCGCAGAGCGGACTCGCCGAGCACTCCAGGCCGAGCGCGGGCCGCCTTCCGCGCGCGAAGGAGCCGGTGACCGCCGGGACCCGGGAGGTGGAGGCCGCGGTCACCACGGAGACGGCCAGGCGCCTCAACATCAAGGTGGGTTCGGTGATCCACGTGCCAGGGGTGCAGCGTGCCCCGCTCGCCGTGCGCGTCACCGGCATCGTCGTCCCGCGTGACCCCGAGGGCGCGTACTGGACCACGCAGCCCCTTCTGCGCACTCCGTCCCTGATCCGGCCGCCCACGCAGGGCGGTGAGCCCGAGGCCTACTGGCTGGGCGCCCTGCTGCTGTCCCCGGACGCGGCCCCGGTGCTCCTCGGCACCCCGGGCGAACCCGCACGCTACTGGCTGCTCACCCCGGACCCCGCCGCGCTCACCGCGCACGAACTGTCCCGGCTGGGCAGCGCCGTCGCCTCGCTGGAATCGGGCCCGGGTCTGGTGAAGGTCCGCGAGTCCACGGACGCGGACACCGGTGTGAGCACCGACCTCGACGAGGTGCTCGCCTCCTACGCCGAACTCCGTTCCGGCGTACGGCCCCTGGTCTCCGTCGCCGCCTTCGGCACCGGTGCGGTCGCGGTCGTCGTCCTCCTGATGGCGGGCCGCCTCACCGCCGACCGCCGCCGCACCGAACTCGCCCTCCTGCGTGCCCGTGGCGCCTCGCTGCGCGGGCTCACGAGGCGGCTGCTCACCGAGACGGCGGTGGTCGCGCTGCCCGCGGGCGCGCTCGGCCTCGCGGGCGCGCTGCTCGTCGTCCCGTACGGCCGCGCGTCGTACGCCGTCGGGGCGGCCCTCGCGGTCACCCTCCTCGCCTGCGCCGCGCTGCCCCTGCGCGCCCTGGCCGCCCACCGGGTCGTGGGGGTGCACGGCGCCCGCGAGGACCTCGCGTCCGTACGGCCCTCGCGGCGCCGCACGATCGCCGAACTCACGCTGCTCGTGCTGGCGTCGGCGGCGGTGCTCGCGCTGCGCGGCAGGGGGACGTCGGGCACCTCCGACGAGGCGCTCGACTCCGGCACCTCCGGCGACCTGGGCAGCTCCGGCGACCAACTCGTCGCGATGGCCCCGGTGTTGATCGGTGTCGTCGCCGCGCTCGTCCTGGTCCGGCTCTATCCGCTGCCGCTGCGCTGGCTGGCCCGTCCCGCCGGGCGGATGCGCGGCGCGATCGGCCATCTGTCGCTGGCCCGCGCGGGCCGTACCTCCGTCTCCACGGTGCTCCCGCTGCTCGCCCTGCTGACGGCGCTCACCACCGCCGCGTTCGGGGGTTCGGTCCTCGCGGGCGTCGCGGACGCGCGGGACCGGGCGGCGGTGCTCAACCTCGGCGCGGACGCCCGCGTCGAGGCGGAGGGCGCCCTGCCCGCCGCCCTGCCGGAGCGGGTCCGCTCGGCACCCGGCGTACGGGAGGTCACTCCCCTGAGCATCGCGTACGAGGCCAAGCCGGGAGCCGGCGTGGAGTCGGTACCCCTGGCCGGAGTGGACCCCGAGGGGTACGCACGGCTGGCGGGACGGACGGGTCTCGGGGCGTTCCCGGCGGACGAGTTGAAGGCTTCACCGGTCGGCGGTACGGCGAAGTCCGGCACCGGCAGCCGCCCTTCGCCGTCCGGCGCCGACGGCTCGGCGAAGGCCGGCGGCAGCGGCTCGGCGAAGACCCCGCTTCCCGCGCTCGCCTCCTCCGCCGTCGCCGACCGGTACGGCACCCATCCCTTCTCGCTGCGGCTGTCGGACGGCAGCGACGTCACCGTCCGCATCACCCTCGTACGCGACCTGACCCCGGCTCTGCCGGGCACGGACTTCCTCATCGTGGACCGGGCCGGCCTCAGCACGATTGCCGCGCGCCCCACCACGCTCCTGGTGACGGGCGACCAGGTGAGCGGCGGCGCCCTCCGCAAGGCCGTCGCCGCCGGTACGGGTGCCGATGCGGGCGCCACCGCCCGTGCCGACGTACGCCTGCGTTCGGAGGAGCGGGCACGTTACGTCGACTCACCTCTCCAGTCCGGCGCGGAACGCGTCTACGCGGTCGCGGTGGCTGCGGGCTCCGGATACGCCGTACTCGCGCTGCTGCTCGCCCTGGTGCGCGCCGCGCCCGAGCGTGCCGCCCTGCTGGCCCGGCTGCGCACGATGGGCCTCACCCGGAGCCAAGGGCGCCGACTGCTCGTACTGGAGGCGTTGCCCCAGGCGCTCCTCGCCGCGGTGGGCGGCGTCCTGACCGGCTGGGCGGCGGTCCGTCTCCTGGCCCCTGGCATCGACCTCACCTCCATCGCCCTCGCCACCCCCGGCGGAGCACCCCCGACCGGCACCGCCGCGCTCCACACGGACCCGGCGTCCCTCTTCCTGCCCGCCCTGACCGTCCTCCTCCTGGCCACCGGAATCGCAGCCGGCCAGGCATGGTGGACGGGCCGACGCGGATCGGTGCGGGAGCTGAGGGCGGGGGACAGCCGATGA
- a CDS encoding ABC transporter permease yields the protein MRAHRLLLTAALLTVVLTTAVLATLTAYSGAIGDAALRHSLLDTSRGAGRGESAAATTLIVKADVPPQERAAADKSVRKGARRTFDGLPVTLRTLTRSGPYALPRSLQPAAERSGDPDLTHFAALDRTQVRMISGRLPGAPGDSREIEVALPEAAARELALKAGARLTLVDRFGGPKVRIQVTGVYRPARVTSPYWQLEDLRGRGVSRLDFTTYGPLLADPAVLAAATGSGQTGRTDRTAVTVSAGQTGWLASADFSTLTTGRIDTLRDAARSGPRSLLKSPALHGTTAVTTSLPEELDRVERSLLVSRSTLLIVALQLSLLAGYALLLVARLLSVERAGETRLLRARGATRGRVAWLAALEALLLAIPAAVCAPLLAGPLTRLLAGQGALSRIGLRLDTSVTAGAVWVVAAGVALGCALAVTVPALTGGSGGGRARALPAPVRAGADVGLLVIAAVAYWQLSRQNSGAVTDDRSGTLGIDPLLVSAPALALLAGTVLTLRLLPPVARLAERRAASGRGLPTALAGWQFSRRPMRGAGPVLLLVLAIAMGMLAIGQGASWDGSQDDQADFRAGTSVRVTGSGESGLGQAGIYSAVDGVSGTAPAVRTTLPLSGNRTATVLALDTADSGGEDGLLMRGDLAQEPVGRMLAGLAPKGAASPGAVLPKGSTRLGLMLRIRAEAAPVKQGSDTSDSDAEESGSEAAGSGSDPAAFRSEMSADVAVTLEDRYGTPYRVPVGELPADGRAHRLTLDLSKAAEAPAGRAAEPLALTGLQLDMLQPTGRAERHLLSVEELTATGADGAEQRLEQPASWLAKSRSNSSTADPEADSSPTAATVRSEKPLTVGYGTGYVPGEYAWEVSSLTIRLRVDRPAVPEVAAVATDGYLKAAGARTGQRVDVAFDGSAVPVRIVGHVRSLPTTQDSGGGDPSGGALLVDLRSVNRVLEQRYGESVAPGEWWLRTEPGAAARVATELRERPDVEPSQVVVRDEVAEELRDDPFGAGPEAAFAAASVVAAALAAVGFAVSTAGSLRARSGEFALLRALGAPRRQLARLVAAEQGVLMALALVVGVALGAVLARAVIPLIVLTSGASRPVPEVLVELPLDQVVFLLAAVVVAPLAVTAVLALRREDTAPSLRSMKSLNGQDGG from the coding sequence GTGCGGGCACATCGACTGCTGCTGACCGCCGCGCTGCTGACCGTCGTGCTCACCACGGCGGTCCTGGCGACCCTCACCGCGTACTCCGGCGCGATCGGTGACGCCGCCCTGCGCCACTCGCTCCTCGACACCTCACGGGGTGCCGGGCGCGGGGAGAGCGCGGCGGCCACGACGCTGATCGTCAAGGCCGACGTGCCCCCGCAGGAACGCGCCGCCGCCGACAAGTCCGTACGGAAGGGCGCGCGGCGCACCTTCGACGGGCTGCCGGTGACGCTGCGGACGCTGACGCGGTCGGGGCCGTACGCGCTGCCGAGGTCGCTGCAGCCCGCCGCCGAACGCTCGGGCGATCCGGACCTCACACACTTCGCGGCACTCGACCGGACCCAGGTCCGGATGATCTCCGGCCGCCTGCCCGGCGCCCCGGGCGACAGCCGCGAGATCGAGGTGGCCCTTCCCGAGGCCGCCGCGCGGGAACTCGCGCTGAAGGCGGGCGCACGACTGACGCTCGTCGACCGGTTCGGCGGGCCCAAGGTGCGGATCCAGGTGACCGGCGTCTACCGGCCCGCGCGCGTCACCTCCCCCTACTGGCAGTTGGAGGACCTGCGCGGACGCGGGGTCAGCAGGCTGGACTTCACGACGTACGGGCCGCTGCTCGCCGATCCGGCGGTGCTCGCGGCGGCGACGGGCAGCGGACAGACGGGCCGGACGGACCGGACGGCCGTGACGGTGAGCGCCGGGCAGACCGGCTGGCTGGCGTCCGCCGACTTCTCCACGCTGACGACCGGGCGGATCGACACCCTGCGGGACGCGGCACGCTCCGGACCTCGTTCACTGCTCAAGTCCCCCGCGCTGCACGGCACCACGGCCGTCACGACATCGTTGCCGGAGGAACTGGACCGGGTCGAACGGTCGTTGCTTGTCTCCCGTTCGACGCTGCTGATCGTGGCGCTCCAGCTCTCGCTGCTCGCCGGGTACGCGCTGCTGCTCGTGGCCCGGCTGCTGAGCGTCGAACGGGCCGGTGAGACACGGCTGTTGCGGGCGCGTGGCGCCACGCGCGGGCGGGTGGCGTGGCTCGCCGCGCTGGAGGCGCTGCTGCTGGCCATCCCGGCCGCCGTGTGCGCGCCGCTGCTCGCCGGGCCTTTGACGCGGCTGCTGGCCGGGCAGGGCGCGCTGTCGCGGATCGGGCTGCGGCTGGACACCTCGGTGACGGCCGGCGCTGTGTGGGTGGTGGCGGCCGGGGTGGCCCTCGGGTGCGCGCTGGCGGTGACCGTGCCCGCGCTGACCGGGGGTTCGGGAGGCGGCCGGGCCCGGGCACTGCCCGCGCCGGTACGGGCCGGTGCGGATGTGGGGCTGCTGGTGATCGCGGCCGTCGCGTACTGGCAGTTGAGCCGGCAGAACTCCGGTGCCGTCACGGACGACCGTTCGGGCACGCTCGGCATCGACCCGCTCCTCGTCTCCGCACCCGCGCTCGCCCTGCTCGCCGGAACCGTACTCACCCTGCGTCTGCTGCCGCCCGTCGCCCGCCTCGCCGAGCGGCGCGCGGCGAGCGGCAGGGGGCTGCCGACGGCGCTCGCGGGCTGGCAGTTCAGCCGCCGCCCGATGCGCGGCGCCGGGCCCGTCCTGCTGCTCGTTCTCGCCATCGCCATGGGCATGCTCGCGATCGGCCAGGGCGCGTCGTGGGACGGCTCGCAGGACGACCAGGCGGACTTCAGGGCCGGCACCTCCGTACGTGTGACGGGCTCCGGCGAGAGCGGGCTGGGGCAGGCCGGGATCTACTCGGCGGTCGACGGTGTGAGCGGGACGGCTCCCGCGGTGCGTACGACGCTGCCGTTGTCCGGGAACCGGACGGCGACGGTGCTGGCCCTCGACACGGCGGACTCCGGGGGCGAGGACGGTTTGCTGATGCGCGGGGATCTGGCACAGGAGCCGGTGGGGCGGATGCTGGCCGGGCTCGCGCCGAAGGGGGCCGCGTCGCCCGGCGCGGTGCTGCCGAAGGGGAGTACGCGGCTGGGGCTGATGTTGCGGATCCGAGCGGAGGCCGCGCCGGTGAAGCAGGGGTCGGACACTTCGGACTCGGACGCTGAGGAGTCGGGGTCGGAAGCGGCGGGGTCCGGCTCGGACCCGGCGGCGTTCCGCTCCGAGATGTCGGCGGACGTGGCGGTGACGCTGGAGGACCGGTACGGCACTCCGTACCGCGTTCCCGTCGGTGAACTGCCCGCCGACGGACGGGCCCACCGGCTCACCCTGGACCTGTCGAAGGCGGCCGAGGCCCCGGCCGGCCGGGCCGCCGAACCGCTGGCGCTGACCGGACTGCAGTTGGACATGCTCCAGCCGACGGGGCGCGCCGAGCGCCACCTGCTCTCCGTCGAGGAGTTGACGGCCACGGGAGCCGACGGGGCCGAGCAACGTCTTGAACAGCCCGCGTCCTGGCTGGCGAAGTCCCGCAGCAACAGCAGCACGGCGGACCCCGAGGCGGACTCCAGCCCGACGGCGGCGACCGTGAGGTCCGAGAAGCCGCTGACGGTCGGCTACGGCACCGGCTACGTACCCGGCGAATACGCCTGGGAGGTCTCGTCGTTGACGATCCGGCTGCGGGTGGACCGGCCCGCCGTGCCCGAGGTCGCCGCGGTGGCGACGGACGGCTATCTGAAGGCCGCGGGCGCGCGTACGGGGCAACGGGTGGACGTGGCCTTCGACGGCTCGGCCGTACCGGTGCGGATCGTGGGGCACGTACGGTCGCTGCCGACCACACAGGACTCCGGTGGCGGGGACCCCTCCGGCGGGGCGCTGCTGGTCGATCTCCGGTCCGTGAACCGGGTGTTGGAGCAGCGGTACGGGGAGAGTGTCGCGCCCGGCGAGTGGTGGCTGCGGACCGAGCCGGGAGCGGCGGCGCGGGTGGCCACGGAGTTGCGCGAGCGGCCCGATGTCGAGCCGTCGCAGGTGGTCGTGCGCGACGAGGTCGCCGAGGAGTTGCGGGACGACCCCTTCGGGGCCGGGCCCGAGGCGGCGTTCGCGGCGGCGTCCGTGGTCGCGGCGGCGCTGGCCGCGGTCGGCTTCGCCGTGAGCACGGCGGGGTCGTTGCGGGCGCGCAGCGGTGAGTTCGCGCTGCTGCGTGCGCTGGGGGCGCCGCGGCGTCAGCTCGCGCGGCTGGTCGCCGCCGAGCAGGGCGTGCTGATGGCGCTGGCGTTGGTGGTGGGTGTGGCGCTGGGGGCGGTTCTTGCGCGGGCGGTGATCCCGTTGATCGTGCTGACGTCGGGGGCGAGCCGGCCGGTCCCGGAGGTACTGGTGGAACTCCCGCTCGACCAGGTCGTGTTCCTGCTGGCCGCCGTGGTGGTCGCTCCGCTGGCCGTCACCGCCGTGCTGGCGCTGCGGCGGGAGGACACCGCTCCCTCGCTGCGGTCGATGAAGTCGCTCAACGGGCAGGACGGTGGGTGA
- a CDS encoding globin produces MKEIPRGTLQEQTFYEQVGGEETFRRLVHRFYEGVAEDPLLRPMYPEEDLGPAEERFTLFLIQYWGGPTTYSENRGHPRLRMRHAPFAVDRAAHDAWLKHMRVAVDELGLSEEHEHTLWNYLTYAAASMVNTEG; encoded by the coding sequence GTGAAAGAGATTCCGCGCGGCACGCTTCAGGAGCAGACCTTCTACGAGCAGGTCGGCGGCGAGGAGACCTTCCGGCGACTGGTGCACCGGTTCTACGAGGGCGTCGCCGAGGACCCGCTGCTGCGGCCCATGTATCCCGAGGAGGACCTGGGCCCGGCCGAGGAGCGCTTCACCCTGTTCCTGATCCAGTACTGGGGCGGCCCGACCACCTACAGCGAGAACCGCGGTCACCCCCGGCTGCGGATGCGGCACGCCCCGTTCGCGGTCGACCGCGCGGCGCACGACGCCTGGCTGAAGCACATGCGGGTCGCCGTCGACGAGCTCGGTCTCTCCGAGGAGCACGAGCACACTCTGTGGAACTACCTGACGTACGCGGCGGCGTCGATGGTGAACACGGAGGGCTGA